A single region of the Sphaeramia orbicularis chromosome 6, fSphaOr1.1, whole genome shotgun sequence genome encodes:
- the tle3a gene encoding transducin-like enhancer protein 3-A isoform X4 — protein MYPQGRHPAPHQPGQPGFKFTVAESCDRIKDEFQFLQAQYHSLKVEYDKLANEKTEMQRHYVMYYEMSYGLNIEMHKQTEIAKRLNAILAQIMPFLSQEHQQQVAQAVERAKQVTMTELNAIIGQQQLQAQHLSHAAHGPPVQLPPHPSGLQPPGIPPVTGSGSGLLALGALGSQAHLPVKDEKNHHDLEHRENTNNSISPSESLRTASEKHRSSSDYSLDSKKRKVEEKDSMSRYDSDGEKSDDLVVDVSNEDPATPRASPAHSPPENGIDKPRPPKKDTPNSPASVASSGSTPSSKAKELSHNDKSSTPGLKSNTPTPRNDAPTPGTSSTPGLRPILGKPPGMEALAPALRTPLSIAGSYPTPFAMMGHHEMNGGLTSPGVYAGLHISPQMSAAAAAAYGRSPMGFDPHTHMRAPGLPASLTSISGGKPAYSFHVSADGQMQPVPFPPDALIGPGIPRHARQINTLSHGEVVCAVTISNPTRHVYTGGKGCVKIWDISQPGSKSPVSQLDCLNRDNYIRSCKLLPDGRTLIVGGEASTLTIWDLASQTPRIKAELTSSAPACYALAISPDAKVCFSCCSDGNIAVWDLHNQTLVRQFQGHTDGASCIDISHDGTKLWTGGLDNTVRSWDLREGRQLQQHDFTSQIFSLGYCPTGEWLAVGMESSNVEVLHHSKPDKYQLHLHESCVLSLKFAYCGKWFVSTGKDNLLNAWRTPYGASIFQSKESSSVLSCDISTDDKYIVTGSGDKKATVYEVIY, from the exons ATGTATCCACAAGGCCGACATCCG GCTCCACATCAGCCTGGTCAGCCTGGCTTTAAATTTACTGTAGCAGAGTCTTGTGACAGGATCAAAGATGAATTTCAATTCCTGCAAGCCCAGTATCACAG TCTTAAGGTGGAGTATGACAAACTGGCCAATGAGAAGACAGAGATGCAGCGCCACTATGTCATG taTTATGAGATGTCCTATGGGCTGAACATAGAGATGCACAAACAG ACGGAGATTGCCAAACGGCTCAATGCAATTTTAGCTCAAATTATGCCTTTCCTGTCACAAGAG CACCAACAGCAGGTTGCTCAGGCAGTGGAGCGGGCAAAGCAGGTTACTATGACCGAGCTGAATGCCATCATCGGG CAACAGCAGCTCCAGGCACAACACCTCTCCCATGCTGCTCATGGGCCTCCtgtccagttgcccccccacccctcaggCCTGCAGCCACCTGGTATTCCCCCTGTGACTGGCTCCGGATCAGGCCTGTTGGCTTTAGGTGCCTTGGGAAGCCAAGCCCACCTCCCAGTGAAAGACGAGAAGAACCACCATGATCTCGAACACAGAG AGAATACG AATAACTCTATATCTCCATCGGAGAGCTTACGCACAGCCAGTGAGAAGCACCGCAGCTCCTCCGattacagtctggactccaagAAACGCAAAGTGGAGGAGAAGGACAGCATGAGCAGATAT GACAGTGATGGAGAGAAAAGTGATGACCTGGTGGTAGATGTGTCTAATGAG GATCCTGCCACTCCACGGGCCAGCCCGGCACACTCGCCCCCCGAAAATGGCATTGATAAGCCCCGCCCCCCAAAGAAAGACACACCCAATAGCCCTGCGTCAGTGGCATCCTCTGGAAGCACCCCATCCTCCAAGGCTAAGGAGCTCAGTCAT AATGACAAATCTTCCACGCCTGGCCTCAAGtccaacacccccaccccccgaaacGATGCTCCCACCCCTGGCACCAGCTCCACTCCTGGGCTCAGACCCATCCTGGGCAAACCACCAGGCATGGAAGCTCTGG CCCCAGCTTTGCGTACCCCTCTGTCCATCGCAGGCTCCTATCCCACCCCCTTCGCCATGATGGGTCATCATGAAATGAACGGAGGCCTGACTAGTCCTGGTGTGTATGCTGGTCTTCACATCTCGCCTCAGATGAGTGCTGCAGCAGCTGCAGCCTATGGACGCTCCCCCATG GGGTTTGATCCTCACACCCACATGAGAGCTCCAGGCCTTCCTGCCAGCCTCACATCCATATCTGGTGGCAAACC GGCGTACTCTTTCCATGTCAGCGCAGATGGTCAAATGCAGCCTGTGCCCTTCCCACCTGATGCCCTGATTGGCCCAGGTATTCCACGGCATGCCCGTCAGATCAACACGCTGAGCCACGGCGAGGTGGTTTGTGCTGTTACCATAAGCAACCCCACACGCCATGTCTACACTGGTGGTAAAGGCTGTGTTAAAATCTGGGACATCAGCCAACCTGGCAGCAAGAGTCCTGTGTCCCAACTGGACTGTCTG AACAGGGATAACTACATCCGCTCCTGTAAGCTGCTGCCTGATGGCCGCACATTGATTGTTGGAGGCGAGGCCAGCACATTGACCATCTGGGATCTGGCCTCTCAGACACCCCGCATCAAGGCTGAGCTCACCTCCTCAGCCCCGGCATGCTACGCCTTGGCTATCAGCCCCGACGCCAAAGTCTGCTTCTCCTGCTGCAGCGACGGAAACATTGCTGTTTGGGACCTGCACAACCAGACTCTTGTTAG GCAGTTCCAGGGTCATACAGATGGTGCTAGCTGCATTGACATATCCCATGATGGCACTAAGCTGTGGACAGGTGGTCTTGACAACACTGTTCGTTCCTGGGATCTGAGGGAGGGTCGACAACTCCAGCAGCATGACTTCACTTCACAG ATCTTCTCCCTGGGCTACTGTCCGACTGGTGAGTGGTTGGCTGTGGGGATGGAGAGCAGCAACGTTGAGGTGCTGCACCACTCAAAGCCTGACAAGTATCAGCTACATCTGCACGAGAGCTGTGTCCTGTCCCTCAAGTTCGCCTACTGtg GTAAATGGTTTGTAAGCACAGGGAAGGACAATCTGTTGAATGCTTGGAGGACTCCTTATGGCGCCAGCATATTCCAG TCCAAGGAATCCTCATCTGTCCTGAGCTGTGACATCTCAACAGACGACAAGTATATAGTGACAGGCTCTGGTGATAAGAAGGCCACTGTATATGAAGTGATCTACTAG
- the tle3a gene encoding transducin-like enhancer protein 3-A isoform X2 produces the protein MYPQGRHPAPHQPGQPGFKFTVAESCDRIKDEFQFLQAQYHSLKVEYDKLANEKTEMQRHYVMYYEMSYGLNIEMHKQTEIAKRLNAILAQIMPFLSQEHQQQVAQAVERAKQVTMTELNAIIGVRGLPNLPLTQQQLQAQHLSHAAHGPPVQLPPHPSGLQPPGIPPVTGSGSGLLALGALGSQAHLPVKDEKNHHDLEHRENTNNSISPSESLRTASEKHRSSSDYSLDSKKRKVEEKDSMSRYDSDGEKSDDLVVDVSNEDPATPRASPAHSPPENGIDKPRPPKKDTPNSPASVASSGSTPSSKAKELSHNDKSSTPGLKSNTPTPRNDAPTPGTSSTPGLRPILGKPPGMEALAPALRTPLSIAGSYPTPFAMMGHHEMNGGLTSPGVYAGLHISPQMSAAAAAAYGRSPMGFDPHTHMRAPGLPASLTSISGGKPAYSFHVSADGQMQPVPFPPDALIGPGIPRHARQINTLSHGEVVCAVTISNPTRHVYTGGKGCVKIWDISQPGSKSPVSQLDCLNRDNYIRSCKLLPDGRTLIVGGEASTLTIWDLASQTPRIKAELTSSAPACYALAISPDAKVCFSCCSDGNIAVWDLHNQTLVRQFQGHTDGASCIDISHDGTKLWTGGLDNTVRSWDLREGRQLQQHDFTSQIFSLGYCPTGEWLAVGMESSNVEVLHHSKPDKYQLHLHESCVLSLKFAYCGKWFVSTGKDNLLNAWRTPYGASIFQSKESSSVLSCDISTDDKYIVTGSGDKKATVYEVIY, from the exons ATGTATCCACAAGGCCGACATCCG GCTCCACATCAGCCTGGTCAGCCTGGCTTTAAATTTACTGTAGCAGAGTCTTGTGACAGGATCAAAGATGAATTTCAATTCCTGCAAGCCCAGTATCACAG TCTTAAGGTGGAGTATGACAAACTGGCCAATGAGAAGACAGAGATGCAGCGCCACTATGTCATG taTTATGAGATGTCCTATGGGCTGAACATAGAGATGCACAAACAG ACGGAGATTGCCAAACGGCTCAATGCAATTTTAGCTCAAATTATGCCTTTCCTGTCACAAGAG CACCAACAGCAGGTTGCTCAGGCAGTGGAGCGGGCAAAGCAGGTTACTATGACCGAGCTGAATGCCATCATCGGGGTACGTGGACTTCCCAATCTGCCTCTCACC CAACAGCAGCTCCAGGCACAACACCTCTCCCATGCTGCTCATGGGCCTCCtgtccagttgcccccccacccctcaggCCTGCAGCCACCTGGTATTCCCCCTGTGACTGGCTCCGGATCAGGCCTGTTGGCTTTAGGTGCCTTGGGAAGCCAAGCCCACCTCCCAGTGAAAGACGAGAAGAACCACCATGATCTCGAACACAGAG AGAATACG AATAACTCTATATCTCCATCGGAGAGCTTACGCACAGCCAGTGAGAAGCACCGCAGCTCCTCCGattacagtctggactccaagAAACGCAAAGTGGAGGAGAAGGACAGCATGAGCAGATAT GACAGTGATGGAGAGAAAAGTGATGACCTGGTGGTAGATGTGTCTAATGAG GATCCTGCCACTCCACGGGCCAGCCCGGCACACTCGCCCCCCGAAAATGGCATTGATAAGCCCCGCCCCCCAAAGAAAGACACACCCAATAGCCCTGCGTCAGTGGCATCCTCTGGAAGCACCCCATCCTCCAAGGCTAAGGAGCTCAGTCAT AATGACAAATCTTCCACGCCTGGCCTCAAGtccaacacccccaccccccgaaacGATGCTCCCACCCCTGGCACCAGCTCCACTCCTGGGCTCAGACCCATCCTGGGCAAACCACCAGGCATGGAAGCTCTGG CCCCAGCTTTGCGTACCCCTCTGTCCATCGCAGGCTCCTATCCCACCCCCTTCGCCATGATGGGTCATCATGAAATGAACGGAGGCCTGACTAGTCCTGGTGTGTATGCTGGTCTTCACATCTCGCCTCAGATGAGTGCTGCAGCAGCTGCAGCCTATGGACGCTCCCCCATG GGGTTTGATCCTCACACCCACATGAGAGCTCCAGGCCTTCCTGCCAGCCTCACATCCATATCTGGTGGCAAACC GGCGTACTCTTTCCATGTCAGCGCAGATGGTCAAATGCAGCCTGTGCCCTTCCCACCTGATGCCCTGATTGGCCCAGGTATTCCACGGCATGCCCGTCAGATCAACACGCTGAGCCACGGCGAGGTGGTTTGTGCTGTTACCATAAGCAACCCCACACGCCATGTCTACACTGGTGGTAAAGGCTGTGTTAAAATCTGGGACATCAGCCAACCTGGCAGCAAGAGTCCTGTGTCCCAACTGGACTGTCTG AACAGGGATAACTACATCCGCTCCTGTAAGCTGCTGCCTGATGGCCGCACATTGATTGTTGGAGGCGAGGCCAGCACATTGACCATCTGGGATCTGGCCTCTCAGACACCCCGCATCAAGGCTGAGCTCACCTCCTCAGCCCCGGCATGCTACGCCTTGGCTATCAGCCCCGACGCCAAAGTCTGCTTCTCCTGCTGCAGCGACGGAAACATTGCTGTTTGGGACCTGCACAACCAGACTCTTGTTAG GCAGTTCCAGGGTCATACAGATGGTGCTAGCTGCATTGACATATCCCATGATGGCACTAAGCTGTGGACAGGTGGTCTTGACAACACTGTTCGTTCCTGGGATCTGAGGGAGGGTCGACAACTCCAGCAGCATGACTTCACTTCACAG ATCTTCTCCCTGGGCTACTGTCCGACTGGTGAGTGGTTGGCTGTGGGGATGGAGAGCAGCAACGTTGAGGTGCTGCACCACTCAAAGCCTGACAAGTATCAGCTACATCTGCACGAGAGCTGTGTCCTGTCCCTCAAGTTCGCCTACTGtg GTAAATGGTTTGTAAGCACAGGGAAGGACAATCTGTTGAATGCTTGGAGGACTCCTTATGGCGCCAGCATATTCCAG TCCAAGGAATCCTCATCTGTCCTGAGCTGTGACATCTCAACAGACGACAAGTATATAGTGACAGGCTCTGGTGATAAGAAGGCCACTGTATATGAAGTGATCTACTAG
- the tle3a gene encoding transducin-like enhancer protein 3-A isoform X1, which produces MYPQGRHPAPHQPGQPGFKFTVAESCDRIKDEFQFLQAQYHSLKVEYDKLANEKTEMQRHYVMYYEMSYGLNIEMHKQTEIAKRLNAILAQIMPFLSQEHQQQVAQAVERAKQVTMTELNAIIGVRGLPNLPLTQQQLQAQHLSHAAHGPPVQLPPHPSGLQPPGIPPVTGSGSGLLALGALGSQAHLPVKDEKNHHDLEHRENTNNSISPSESLRTASEKHRSSSDYSLDSKKRKVEEKDSMSRYDSDGEKSDDLVVDVSNEDPATPRASPAHSPPENGIDKPRPPKKDTPNSPASVASSGSTPSSKAKELSHNDKSSTPGLKSNTPTPRNDAPTPGTSSTPGLRPILGKPPGMEALAAPALRTPLSIAGSYPTPFAMMGHHEMNGGLTSPGVYAGLHISPQMSAAAAAAYGRSPMGFDPHTHMRAPGLPASLTSISGGKPAYSFHVSADGQMQPVPFPPDALIGPGIPRHARQINTLSHGEVVCAVTISNPTRHVYTGGKGCVKIWDISQPGSKSPVSQLDCLNRDNYIRSCKLLPDGRTLIVGGEASTLTIWDLASQTPRIKAELTSSAPACYALAISPDAKVCFSCCSDGNIAVWDLHNQTLVRQFQGHTDGASCIDISHDGTKLWTGGLDNTVRSWDLREGRQLQQHDFTSQIFSLGYCPTGEWLAVGMESSNVEVLHHSKPDKYQLHLHESCVLSLKFAYCGKWFVSTGKDNLLNAWRTPYGASIFQSKESSSVLSCDISTDDKYIVTGSGDKKATVYEVIY; this is translated from the exons ATGTATCCACAAGGCCGACATCCG GCTCCACATCAGCCTGGTCAGCCTGGCTTTAAATTTACTGTAGCAGAGTCTTGTGACAGGATCAAAGATGAATTTCAATTCCTGCAAGCCCAGTATCACAG TCTTAAGGTGGAGTATGACAAACTGGCCAATGAGAAGACAGAGATGCAGCGCCACTATGTCATG taTTATGAGATGTCCTATGGGCTGAACATAGAGATGCACAAACAG ACGGAGATTGCCAAACGGCTCAATGCAATTTTAGCTCAAATTATGCCTTTCCTGTCACAAGAG CACCAACAGCAGGTTGCTCAGGCAGTGGAGCGGGCAAAGCAGGTTACTATGACCGAGCTGAATGCCATCATCGGGGTACGTGGACTTCCCAATCTGCCTCTCACC CAACAGCAGCTCCAGGCACAACACCTCTCCCATGCTGCTCATGGGCCTCCtgtccagttgcccccccacccctcaggCCTGCAGCCACCTGGTATTCCCCCTGTGACTGGCTCCGGATCAGGCCTGTTGGCTTTAGGTGCCTTGGGAAGCCAAGCCCACCTCCCAGTGAAAGACGAGAAGAACCACCATGATCTCGAACACAGAG AGAATACG AATAACTCTATATCTCCATCGGAGAGCTTACGCACAGCCAGTGAGAAGCACCGCAGCTCCTCCGattacagtctggactccaagAAACGCAAAGTGGAGGAGAAGGACAGCATGAGCAGATAT GACAGTGATGGAGAGAAAAGTGATGACCTGGTGGTAGATGTGTCTAATGAG GATCCTGCCACTCCACGGGCCAGCCCGGCACACTCGCCCCCCGAAAATGGCATTGATAAGCCCCGCCCCCCAAAGAAAGACACACCCAATAGCCCTGCGTCAGTGGCATCCTCTGGAAGCACCCCATCCTCCAAGGCTAAGGAGCTCAGTCAT AATGACAAATCTTCCACGCCTGGCCTCAAGtccaacacccccaccccccgaaacGATGCTCCCACCCCTGGCACCAGCTCCACTCCTGGGCTCAGACCCATCCTGGGCAAACCACCAGGCATGGAAGCTCTGG CAGCCCCAGCTTTGCGTACCCCTCTGTCCATCGCAGGCTCCTATCCCACCCCCTTCGCCATGATGGGTCATCATGAAATGAACGGAGGCCTGACTAGTCCTGGTGTGTATGCTGGTCTTCACATCTCGCCTCAGATGAGTGCTGCAGCAGCTGCAGCCTATGGACGCTCCCCCATG GGGTTTGATCCTCACACCCACATGAGAGCTCCAGGCCTTCCTGCCAGCCTCACATCCATATCTGGTGGCAAACC GGCGTACTCTTTCCATGTCAGCGCAGATGGTCAAATGCAGCCTGTGCCCTTCCCACCTGATGCCCTGATTGGCCCAGGTATTCCACGGCATGCCCGTCAGATCAACACGCTGAGCCACGGCGAGGTGGTTTGTGCTGTTACCATAAGCAACCCCACACGCCATGTCTACACTGGTGGTAAAGGCTGTGTTAAAATCTGGGACATCAGCCAACCTGGCAGCAAGAGTCCTGTGTCCCAACTGGACTGTCTG AACAGGGATAACTACATCCGCTCCTGTAAGCTGCTGCCTGATGGCCGCACATTGATTGTTGGAGGCGAGGCCAGCACATTGACCATCTGGGATCTGGCCTCTCAGACACCCCGCATCAAGGCTGAGCTCACCTCCTCAGCCCCGGCATGCTACGCCTTGGCTATCAGCCCCGACGCCAAAGTCTGCTTCTCCTGCTGCAGCGACGGAAACATTGCTGTTTGGGACCTGCACAACCAGACTCTTGTTAG GCAGTTCCAGGGTCATACAGATGGTGCTAGCTGCATTGACATATCCCATGATGGCACTAAGCTGTGGACAGGTGGTCTTGACAACACTGTTCGTTCCTGGGATCTGAGGGAGGGTCGACAACTCCAGCAGCATGACTTCACTTCACAG ATCTTCTCCCTGGGCTACTGTCCGACTGGTGAGTGGTTGGCTGTGGGGATGGAGAGCAGCAACGTTGAGGTGCTGCACCACTCAAAGCCTGACAAGTATCAGCTACATCTGCACGAGAGCTGTGTCCTGTCCCTCAAGTTCGCCTACTGtg GTAAATGGTTTGTAAGCACAGGGAAGGACAATCTGTTGAATGCTTGGAGGACTCCTTATGGCGCCAGCATATTCCAG TCCAAGGAATCCTCATCTGTCCTGAGCTGTGACATCTCAACAGACGACAAGTATATAGTGACAGGCTCTGGTGATAAGAAGGCCACTGTATATGAAGTGATCTACTAG
- the tle3a gene encoding transducin-like enhancer protein 3-A isoform X3, with protein MYPQGRHPAPHQPGQPGFKFTVAESCDRIKDEFQFLQAQYHSLKVEYDKLANEKTEMQRHYVMYYEMSYGLNIEMHKQTEIAKRLNAILAQIMPFLSQEHQQQVAQAVERAKQVTMTELNAIIGQQQLQAQHLSHAAHGPPVQLPPHPSGLQPPGIPPVTGSGSGLLALGALGSQAHLPVKDEKNHHDLEHRENTNNSISPSESLRTASEKHRSSSDYSLDSKKRKVEEKDSMSRYDSDGEKSDDLVVDVSNEDPATPRASPAHSPPENGIDKPRPPKKDTPNSPASVASSGSTPSSKAKELSHNDKSSTPGLKSNTPTPRNDAPTPGTSSTPGLRPILGKPPGMEALAAPALRTPLSIAGSYPTPFAMMGHHEMNGGLTSPGVYAGLHISPQMSAAAAAAYGRSPMGFDPHTHMRAPGLPASLTSISGGKPAYSFHVSADGQMQPVPFPPDALIGPGIPRHARQINTLSHGEVVCAVTISNPTRHVYTGGKGCVKIWDISQPGSKSPVSQLDCLNRDNYIRSCKLLPDGRTLIVGGEASTLTIWDLASQTPRIKAELTSSAPACYALAISPDAKVCFSCCSDGNIAVWDLHNQTLVRQFQGHTDGASCIDISHDGTKLWTGGLDNTVRSWDLREGRQLQQHDFTSQIFSLGYCPTGEWLAVGMESSNVEVLHHSKPDKYQLHLHESCVLSLKFAYCGKWFVSTGKDNLLNAWRTPYGASIFQSKESSSVLSCDISTDDKYIVTGSGDKKATVYEVIY; from the exons ATGTATCCACAAGGCCGACATCCG GCTCCACATCAGCCTGGTCAGCCTGGCTTTAAATTTACTGTAGCAGAGTCTTGTGACAGGATCAAAGATGAATTTCAATTCCTGCAAGCCCAGTATCACAG TCTTAAGGTGGAGTATGACAAACTGGCCAATGAGAAGACAGAGATGCAGCGCCACTATGTCATG taTTATGAGATGTCCTATGGGCTGAACATAGAGATGCACAAACAG ACGGAGATTGCCAAACGGCTCAATGCAATTTTAGCTCAAATTATGCCTTTCCTGTCACAAGAG CACCAACAGCAGGTTGCTCAGGCAGTGGAGCGGGCAAAGCAGGTTACTATGACCGAGCTGAATGCCATCATCGGG CAACAGCAGCTCCAGGCACAACACCTCTCCCATGCTGCTCATGGGCCTCCtgtccagttgcccccccacccctcaggCCTGCAGCCACCTGGTATTCCCCCTGTGACTGGCTCCGGATCAGGCCTGTTGGCTTTAGGTGCCTTGGGAAGCCAAGCCCACCTCCCAGTGAAAGACGAGAAGAACCACCATGATCTCGAACACAGAG AGAATACG AATAACTCTATATCTCCATCGGAGAGCTTACGCACAGCCAGTGAGAAGCACCGCAGCTCCTCCGattacagtctggactccaagAAACGCAAAGTGGAGGAGAAGGACAGCATGAGCAGATAT GACAGTGATGGAGAGAAAAGTGATGACCTGGTGGTAGATGTGTCTAATGAG GATCCTGCCACTCCACGGGCCAGCCCGGCACACTCGCCCCCCGAAAATGGCATTGATAAGCCCCGCCCCCCAAAGAAAGACACACCCAATAGCCCTGCGTCAGTGGCATCCTCTGGAAGCACCCCATCCTCCAAGGCTAAGGAGCTCAGTCAT AATGACAAATCTTCCACGCCTGGCCTCAAGtccaacacccccaccccccgaaacGATGCTCCCACCCCTGGCACCAGCTCCACTCCTGGGCTCAGACCCATCCTGGGCAAACCACCAGGCATGGAAGCTCTGG CAGCCCCAGCTTTGCGTACCCCTCTGTCCATCGCAGGCTCCTATCCCACCCCCTTCGCCATGATGGGTCATCATGAAATGAACGGAGGCCTGACTAGTCCTGGTGTGTATGCTGGTCTTCACATCTCGCCTCAGATGAGTGCTGCAGCAGCTGCAGCCTATGGACGCTCCCCCATG GGGTTTGATCCTCACACCCACATGAGAGCTCCAGGCCTTCCTGCCAGCCTCACATCCATATCTGGTGGCAAACC GGCGTACTCTTTCCATGTCAGCGCAGATGGTCAAATGCAGCCTGTGCCCTTCCCACCTGATGCCCTGATTGGCCCAGGTATTCCACGGCATGCCCGTCAGATCAACACGCTGAGCCACGGCGAGGTGGTTTGTGCTGTTACCATAAGCAACCCCACACGCCATGTCTACACTGGTGGTAAAGGCTGTGTTAAAATCTGGGACATCAGCCAACCTGGCAGCAAGAGTCCTGTGTCCCAACTGGACTGTCTG AACAGGGATAACTACATCCGCTCCTGTAAGCTGCTGCCTGATGGCCGCACATTGATTGTTGGAGGCGAGGCCAGCACATTGACCATCTGGGATCTGGCCTCTCAGACACCCCGCATCAAGGCTGAGCTCACCTCCTCAGCCCCGGCATGCTACGCCTTGGCTATCAGCCCCGACGCCAAAGTCTGCTTCTCCTGCTGCAGCGACGGAAACATTGCTGTTTGGGACCTGCACAACCAGACTCTTGTTAG GCAGTTCCAGGGTCATACAGATGGTGCTAGCTGCATTGACATATCCCATGATGGCACTAAGCTGTGGACAGGTGGTCTTGACAACACTGTTCGTTCCTGGGATCTGAGGGAGGGTCGACAACTCCAGCAGCATGACTTCACTTCACAG ATCTTCTCCCTGGGCTACTGTCCGACTGGTGAGTGGTTGGCTGTGGGGATGGAGAGCAGCAACGTTGAGGTGCTGCACCACTCAAAGCCTGACAAGTATCAGCTACATCTGCACGAGAGCTGTGTCCTGTCCCTCAAGTTCGCCTACTGtg GTAAATGGTTTGTAAGCACAGGGAAGGACAATCTGTTGAATGCTTGGAGGACTCCTTATGGCGCCAGCATATTCCAG TCCAAGGAATCCTCATCTGTCCTGAGCTGTGACATCTCAACAGACGACAAGTATATAGTGACAGGCTCTGGTGATAAGAAGGCCACTGTATATGAAGTGATCTACTAG